AATAATCCCATTGCGTATGTTTATTAGAAAAACCGAATTCCTGATTAAGGCGGAAAAATTTTGCCCCCATTTTTTCTGCTTGCTGATAGACGGAATGCGGTATATCGGCTTCCGCGCAAATCGCCGGTTTATTTTTTCTAAAAATAGCGGCTTTCTCGAATCCGATTTTCTCCCGCGTATCCCCCAGATAATCCATATGATCGAGGTCGATACTGGTTAGAATCGCGCAATCCGCATCAAATAGATTAACCGCATCCAAGCGCCCACCTAGGCCAACCTCGAGAATTGCTACATCAACATGGGCTTGAACAAATACATGCAGCGCCGCCAACGTGCCAAATTCAAAAAAAGTCAGCGAGGTATGACAATCCTTACGGGCGATATCAATCTGCGCGAAGGCGTCACAAAGACTTTTATCATCCACTTCATTCTTATTGATGCGAACGCGTTCGTTATAACGCAGCAAATGTGGTGAGGTATAACAACCCGTTCTATATCCGGCGCAGACCAGTATGGATTCCAGCATTGCACAAACGGATCCTTTGCCGTTCGTACCGCCCACCACGATAATGGGAAATTGCGGTATCAGTTCCAGTTTGGATCGGACCCGTTCGATACGCTCCAATCCCATCTCAATCGTCTTGGGATGGAGTGATTCAAGGTAAGTTAACCAATCCGCGAGCGCGCTGGGGGCAGGCATTGAACAGGGGTCAGGCGGCAGCAACGGCTAAGATAGGGGTTCCGGAACACGCATCAGTTGCGTGCACAGCGTCACAATTTTATCTCGCATTTGCCTGCGATCGACAATCATATCAATCGCACCGTGCTGCAATAGGAATTCGGCCCGTTGAAAACCATCCGGCAGGGTTTGGCGCACGGTTTGTTCAATGACGCGGGGACCGGCAAAACCGATCAGCGCGCCGGGTTCGGCGATCACCACGTCGCCCAGAAAGGCGAAACTGGCCGATACGCCCCCCATCGTCGGATCGGTCAGCACCGATAGGAACGGTAATTTATGATGACTCAACTTGGTCAGCGCAGCGGTTGTTTTCGCCATTTGCATTAAGGAAAACAAGCCTTCCTGCATACGCGCGCCGCCGCTGGCGCTGAAACATATGAAAGGTACATGCTGATCAATACTGACTTTGACGCCGCGTACAAAACGCTCGCCCACGACGGACCCCATCGAACCGCCCATAAAACCAAATTCAAATACCGCAACCACGACCGGCATCGTTTTGATGGTTCCTTGCATCACTACCAGAGAGTCTTGTTCGTCCGTGCTTTCTTTCGCTTGCGTCAGGCGATCTGCATAGCGCTTGCTGTCTTTAAATTTCAGCGCATCGGTAGCAATCACTTCAGCGCCGATTTCATAGCGCCCTTCCGGATCCAGCAATTGATCGAGACGGTTTCTTGCGGAAATGCGATTATGGAAATCGCATTTAGGGCAGACATTCAGATTTTTGGCCAGATCCGTGTAATACAAAACCGCTTCGCAGGTACGGCATTTACTCCACAGGCCTTCGGGTACTATCTTCTTTTCACCAGCTTCTTTTCTTTTGATCTTTGGCGGAATAATGTTTTGAAACCAGCTCATGTGTTGCATTTCCTCAAACGTATTTTGCGTGTTTTAACCATTGCCTTCATTCTCATCGATGGCTTTGCGCAGAGCGCTGATCAAGCTTCCTACATTACTCAACAATTCCGCTTCTGAAGATTTCTCGATTTCCTCGATGATCCGGCTGCCGACCACCACGGCATCGGCCAAACCGGCTACGGCCTTGGCTGTCGCACCATCGCGTATGCCGAACCCGACACCGATGGGTAATGCTATATACTGACGTAATTGCGTCAACATCGCACCGACATCCTGAAGATTCAGATGCGATGCGCCGGTCACTCCTTTTAAGGAAACATAATACACATAGCCTCTGGCCATTTTAGCTACTTGCGCGATGCGCTCTTGAGGCGTCGTAGGAGACAGCAAGAAGATCGCATCGATTTCCTGTTTTTCCAGGCATTGCACCCATTCGGCGGATTCTTCAGGAGGATAATCGACGATGAGAACACCGTCGACGCCGCAATCTTTCGCTTTAGCGGCAAATACCGCAAAACCCATCGCTTCAACCGGATTGGCATAGCCCATTAAAACCACCGGCGTATTCGTATCCGTTTTTCTAAACTCACTCACCATGTCCAAAACGCCATTCAGGCTCACATGATGCTTCAGCGCCCGCTCCGACGATCTTTGAATGGTCGGCCCATCCGCCATAGGGTCGGAAAAAGGCACGCCCAACTCGATGATGTCGGCGCCCGATTGAACCAATTGATGCATCAATTGCACCGTTATCTGCGGATCGGGATCACCGGCGGTAATGAAGGGAATCAACGCTTTCCGGTTTTGTTTTTTTAACGCCGCAAAAACTGTGGCGATACGATTTATTTTTTCAGCGTCGCCCTGGCTGCCGAAAATATTCATTAAACTTTTTATAAAGCTCATGTGCTCAATCCGCTCTCAATTCTTCTCAGAAAACTGCAAACGCAATAGAATTCACCATTGATTACAGCGTTAAACCGGACATTTGCGCAACCGTTGCCATATCCTTATCACCCCGTCCGGATAAATTCACCAGCAGCAATTTGTCCTTCGGTAAAGTAGGCGCATATTTGGCGGCATAAGCCAATGCATGACTGGATTCCAGCGCCGGCATGATGCCTTCGAAACGGCATAGCGTGTGAAATGCTTCCAATGCTTCATCGTCGGTAATCGCAACGTATTCCGCGCGCCCGCAATCTTTCAACCAGGCATGTTCCGGTCCCACGCCGGGATAATCGAGACCGGCCGAGATGGAATGGGTTTCTATAATCTGGCCATTCTCGTCTTGGATAAGATAAGTACGGTTACCATGCAACACCCCGGGTTTACCCGTTGATAGCGTCGCCGCATGCTGATTGGTGTCGATGCCTTTTCCCGCTGCTTCCACACCGATCAAGCGCACATTGGCATTGTCAATATACGGATAGAATAAACCGATCGCGTTCGATCCGCCGCCGACACAGGCAATCAGCGCATCCGGCTGGCGATTGAAATCCTCCAGCATCTGCACTTTGGCTTCATTGCCGATAACCGCCTGAAAATCCCTGACCATCATCGGATAAGGATGCGGCCCGGCAACTGTGCCTATGATATAAAACGTATTCTCGACGTTGGTGACCCAATCCCGCATGGCTTCGTTCAATGCATCTTTTAAGGTGCGAGATCCGGATTCCACCGGCACCACGGTTGCGCCCAGCAGTTTCATACGATACACATTGGTAGCTTGGCGTTTTACATCTTCGGAACCCATGTAGACCACGCATTCCATACCATAGCGCGCAGCTACCGTGGCACTCGCCACACCATGCTGCCCCGCGCCGGTTTCCGCAATAACGCGCTTTTTCCCCATACGCCGGGCAAGCAGCGCCTGCCCGATGGTATTGTTGATTTTGTGCGCGCCGGTATGGTTCAGATCTTCGCGCTTCAGCAGGATCTGCGCGCCGCCTAAGTGCTCAGACCATCTTTTTGCATGATAAATGGGGCTGGGACGTCCTACGTAATGTTTCAATTCGTACGCAAATTCCGCTTTGAAGTCCGGGTCGTCGCGATAAAATTCATACTGTTTGCGTAAATCTTCCAGCGCTGAAATCAATGTTTCAGCGACAAATATGCCTCCATAGGGACCGAAATGGCCTTCTTTATTCGGCAGGTCATAAGCATTCACGATTGTTTAACTCCTTGCATGAAAGCAATAATTTTTTTCTTATCTTTAATACCTTTTGAGGCTTCCACGCCGCTTGAAACATCTACTGCCCACGGGTTTGTTTGCTTGATTGCATACGCCACATTATCCGGATTCAAACCACCGGACAGAATAAGCGGTAACGGCAGTTGCTGCGGAATAAGCCGCCAATCAAAAACATGGCCGGTTCCGCCGGGCATGTTGGCAGCATAGGTATCGAGTAATAATCCTTTTGCTGTCCTGTAACGTTCTGCATATTGTAGCAAATCTGTATCCGGTTTGACGCGAATCGCCTTAATATAAGGCTGTGAAAATTGGTTACAAAACTCCGGCGATTCATCGCCATGAAACTGCAACAGATTGAGCTTGGCAGCTCGCGCGGTTTCTTCCACCCAGGCAGCATCCGGGTCAACGTAAACACCCACCGTACAAACGAAAGGCGGTATGACGTCAGCAATGCGACGTGCGGAATCGGCATCGATATAGCGCGCGCTATGCAACCAAAAAACAAAACCGATGGCGTCAGCACCGCATTGCACCGCCGCTTCCGCGTCTTCACGACGGGTAATTCCGCATACTTTTACGCGCGCAGACATGGGATCTTCATGCTCTTTTTTTAAATGACTTAATCATGTAACGACAAACCAGGAATGATTGGCTTCGAAGAAGATTCCGGCAGCCCCCAGCAAGTATCATACTTCACACTAGCCAGATACAAACCTGCCGGTGAGAATGTCGGTGCAGCATAGGTCCGGTCGCAACTTGCCAATAGCCCATGCATCCATTCAACAGAATACTTCCCTTTCCCGATATAAACAAGGCAACCAATGATATTGCGCACCATGTGATGGAGAAATGCATTAGCGCGTATATCAAAAACCAATAGATTCCCCTGGCGAGTGATGGTTAGCCGGGTGATTGTCCGTACTGGAGATTTTGCTTGGCATTCGGCTGCCCGGAATGAAGAGAAATCATGCTCACCGACGAGAATATCGCCTGCGGTTTGCATTTTTTCCAGCTCTAGCGGGTGATGGTACCACCCCACTTTGTTATGGTTGATACCTGGCCGGACGGGCTGATTCAGTAACAAATATAAGTAGCGCCGCTCCAGCGCGCTATACCTTGCATGAAACTCGCCGGACACTTCGGCTGCCCATAGTATCGCGATGTCATCCGGCAATAAAGCGTTGACACCGCGTATCCAGGCGCTGACCGGGCGCCGCGCCGCTGTATCGAAATGCACGACCTGATACAACGCATGCACACCAGAATCGGTGCGTCCGGCGGTGATAATACGGATTTCTTCTTGCGCAATACGGGATAAGGCTGTTTCCAACACATCCTGAATCGAGCAGCCTTCCGGTTGGCTTTGCCATCCGCAGTAACGGCTGCCATCATATTCCAGAACCAGCGCTATCCGCACAAACAAAAAATCATTCTACTGATTGATACGTGCTTGCAGGAATGTATCAAGCAGCGATTCCTACAAGCTTTTCAGCATTTGTTTAGCAGCTTTTTTCTGCTTTTCATCGCCGTCTCGAATCACTTCTTCCAGCATTTCTTTAGCACCTTCCTTGTCATCCATCTCCTGATAAGCTTTTGCCAGGTCAAGTTTGGTTTCAACCTCTTGCCATTGCTCGCTCTTTTCACTCAAATCCGGATTTTCTTCCTGTTCAATTTCTTGCCCGGAATCCCCGAGATCCAAGTCGATTTTAGCCAATTCAAGCCCAGGCATGGATGGCTGCTCTGATTCCGGCGCTTCATGTTCACTATCCAGGGTCAGATCAAACTCCAGCGGCTCATCGCCCAAGCTCGATATCTTCTCGCTCTGATCAGCGACAGATTCATCATCGAGCGCCGGCACTTCGATTTCACTTGCAGGCTTATTTTTCGCTAGATCAATACCGGAATCACCCAGATCAAAATCCAGATCCACTTTTTCATTATCGAAAACGTGATCGTCGTTAACAGTAGCAACATCAAGCGATTTTTCCGAATCGTCGAAATTGATTTCCAAGCCATAATCGGAATTGT
The nucleotide sequence above comes from Gammaproteobacteria bacterium. Encoded proteins:
- the trpB gene encoding tryptophan synthase subunit beta — protein: MNAYDLPNKEGHFGPYGGIFVAETLISALEDLRKQYEFYRDDPDFKAEFAYELKHYVGRPSPIYHAKRWSEHLGGAQILLKREDLNHTGAHKINNTIGQALLARRMGKKRVIAETGAGQHGVASATVAARYGMECVVYMGSEDVKRQATNVYRMKLLGATVVPVESGSRTLKDALNEAMRDWVTNVENTFYIIGTVAGPHPYPMMVRDFQAVIGNEAKVQMLEDFNRQPDALIACVGGGSNAIGLFYPYIDNANVRLIGVEAAGKGIDTNQHAATLSTGKPGVLHGNRTYLIQDENGQIIETHSISAGLDYPGVGPEHAWLKDCGRAEYVAITDDEALEAFHTLCRFEGIMPALESSHALAYAAKYAPTLPKDKLLLVNLSGRGDKDMATVAQMSGLTL
- the truA gene encoding tRNA pseudouridine(38-40) synthase TruA — encoded protein: MRIALVLEYDGSRYCGWQSQPEGCSIQDVLETALSRIAQEEIRIITAGRTDSGVHALYQVVHFDTAARRPVSAWIRGVNALLPDDIAILWAAEVSGEFHARYSALERRYLYLLLNQPVRPGINHNKVGWYHHPLELEKMQTAGDILVGEHDFSSFRAAECQAKSPVRTITRLTITRQGNLLVFDIRANAFLHHMVRNIIGCLVYIGKGKYSVEWMHGLLASCDRTYAAPTFSPAGLYLASVKYDTCWGLPESSSKPIIPGLSLHD
- a CDS encoding tryptophan synthase subunit alpha, with amino-acid sequence MNRIATVFAALKKQNRKALIPFITAGDPDPQITVQLMHQLVQSGADIIELGVPFSDPMADGPTIQRSSERALKHHVSLNGVLDMVSEFRKTDTNTPVVLMGYANPVEAMGFAVFAAKAKDCGVDGVLIVDYPPEESAEWVQCLEKQEIDAIFLLSPTTPQERIAQVAKMARGYVYYVSLKGVTGASHLNLQDVGAMLTQLRQYIALPIGVGFGIRDGATAKAVAGLADAVVVGSRIIEEIEKSSEAELLSNVGSLISALRKAIDENEGNG
- a CDS encoding acetyl-CoA carboxylase carboxyltransferase subunit beta, whose translation is MSWFQNIIPPKIKRKEAGEKKIVPEGLWSKCRTCEAVLYYTDLAKNLNVCPKCDFHNRISARNRLDQLLDPEGRYEIGAEVIATDALKFKDSKRYADRLTQAKESTDEQDSLVVMQGTIKTMPVVVAVFEFGFMGGSMGSVVGERFVRGVKVSIDQHVPFICFSASGGARMQEGLFSLMQMAKTTAALTKLSHHKLPFLSVLTDPTMGGVSASFAFLGDVVIAEPGALIGFAGPRVIEQTVRQTLPDGFQRAEFLLQHGAIDMIVDRRQMRDKIVTLCTQLMRVPEPLS
- the folC gene encoding bifunctional tetrahydrofolate synthase/dihydrofolate synthase, producing MPAPSALADWLTYLESLHPKTIEMGLERIERVRSKLELIPQFPIIVVGGTNGKGSVCAMLESILVCAGYRTGCYTSPHLLRYNERVRINKNEVDDKSLCDAFAQIDIARKDCHTSLTFFEFGTLAALHVFVQAHVDVAILEVGLGGRLDAVNLFDADCAILTSIDLDHMDYLGDTREKIGFEKAAIFRKNKPAICAEADIPHSVYQQAEKMGAKFFRLNQEFGFSNKHTQWDYWGPNGKRHSLPFPALRGVKQLQNASACLAALDTLHELLPVSMQEIRLGLGEAVIPGRFQVVSTQPMIILDVAHNPAAAAVLSQNLASTKPSGHTYAVFSMLQDKDIQGVVQTLKDHIDFWLVCAVDSARAAPIDYLVNEIHKAGVAGNGDAIRQFADCVAAYVFACEHAGKNDRICAFGSFYTVSGVLQYLNAQQSR
- a CDS encoding phosphoribosylanthranilate isomerase is translated as MSARVKVCGITRREDAEAAVQCGADAIGFVFWLHSARYIDADSARRIADVIPPFVCTVGVYVDPDAAWVEETARAAKLNLLQFHGDESPEFCNQFSQPYIKAIRVKPDTDLLQYAERYRTAKGLLLDTYAANMPGGTGHVFDWRLIPQQLPLPLILSGGLNPDNVAYAIKQTNPWAVDVSSGVEASKGIKDKKKIIAFMQGVKQS